The region GTCGCCGTCACATGGCTGGATCGTCACCTCGAATTGTACCGTCTCCGGACCGTCACTTGACAGCAACCGTCCCAGGTGGTGTTCCGCCCGTTCGACGGCATCCTCGTCCTTGATGAGTGACGGCGTGCTTCCGAGAATGGTTTCCCGGTCGTAGCCGACCAACTCGACGAGTTCATCGCTGACGTAGGTGAATCGTCCCTCCTCGTCGAGCACGTACACGGCGTCGGTCAAGGCCTCGATGATCGTCTTGTGCATTTCGAGTTCCTGCCGACGCTCCTTGCGGTCGGTGATATCGTGACCAGCACCACGGAGTTTTGTTACCCTCCCACCGGATTCTACGACCGGCGTGATCGTCATGTCTATCAGACGCTCGTCGCCGTCCCCTGGCTGAAGTCGCCACGTGTTGTGCTGTTCCTCGCCTGTCTCGAAGGCCCTGGTGAGTGTGTGCTGGATCTCTTCGCGGTCGTCCGGGTGGAACAGTGCTATCCCCTCCTCGAGAGATATTTCGGTCTGATCAGGACGACCGATGATTCGCCGGGAGCCAGCCGTCAGCAAGATAGTCCCGCTCTCTCTGTCCAGCTCCCACCCACCGGTGTCGCCGGCAAACTCCGTCAGTCGCATCAGTTGTTGCTGTCTGTCGACCCGCTGTGTCTCGCGTCGCGTCCGGACAGCATTGCGGATCCGGTTGGCCAGGAGTTCGTACTGCTCGGTGCCGGAGCCCTTCTGGAGATAGTCGGTGACGCCGGCGGAGATGGCGTCGCTGGCGATGGCCTCACTGCCCTTGCCGGTGAACAGGATGAACGGCAGGTCGGGATACCGCTCTCGGACAGCCCGGAAGAACTCGAGTCCGTTCATGCCGGGCATGTTGTAATCCGAGACGACACAGTCGGGCGGGTGATCACGTATTCTTTCCAATCCTTCCTCGGCGCTGGTCGCTGTCTCGACAGTGAACTGGTCGTCCTCTCGTTCGAGGAACGTCGCGGTGAGATCAGCAAAATCGGACTCATCCTCGACGTGCAGAACCTCTATCAGTTCTACGGTCTCACTCTGGACTTGTGCCTCACTCATGTTTCAGCCGAGATAGTTTCCGGATCGATCCAGACGATGTGTCCGTCTTCCCGGGTGACGAGGCCGTTGACCATTGCCTCGTCGACTGCTTCGACAGAGTCGGATTCGATCGTCAGGATCCGGCGCACGTCCGTTACCGCCCAGCCGGAACGCCCGCCAGTCGTCATTTCGGTATCGAAGACGATCATCCTGTCCTGGCTGATCCCGTTGTCTTCGTATCCGTCTTGCAAGAGTCTGGCACTCGGATCGATGACTCTCGTCGTCTCACCTCGGAGATCGATCGCTCCTTCGACGTGCGGAGGCGAGTCCGGGATCGAAGTCACATCTTTTTTCGAGCGACTGACGACCTCGGTGACGTACTCGATGTCGATACAGTACCGTTCCTCCCCGAGTGTGAACTCGAGGATTTGGTGTGACGTCATGGGCTCACTTCTCCGCCTTGTGACCTGGCGTTTGATCCTCAGTATCAGACGTGTGGTGCCCGCCGTCGGCCGCGGCCGGCGATCCAGTTGTCGCCTCGACTGCTGTCCCAGCACCTGACCCGGTGTCGAAATCCGACACCTGGTCGTGCAGGTCTTCAGCGAGACCGGACAGTTGCTGGATGTTCTCCGAGGCTTCGGACAGGGAAGCGGTCTGTTCCTCGGTTGCGGCAGAGACGTTGCTCGCTTCGGCTGCAGTTTGCTGACTGACGCTGGAGACCTCGTCGACCATCGAAACCACTTCCTCCGAGGAGGCCGCCTGGTCGTCGGTGGCGTCGCTGATTTCTCGGATACCGCTTTCGGCCTCCTGGACGGCGTTGGCGATCTCGTCGAACATCTCGATGGCGTCCTCGATCGTATCAGACCCGCGTTGCACCTGATCGCTCATCTGCTGCATTCCCTCGACGGTATCCTCCGTCGTCGCCTGGACTTCTTCGATGCGCTGTTCGATGTCGGCAGTCGCCTCGGCAGCCTCCTCTGCCAGGGATTTGATCTCGTTTGCCACGACCCCGAATCCTTCGCCCGCCTCGCCGGCACGGGCAGCCTCAATGGAGGCGTTCAACGCGAGCATGTTCGTCTGCTCGGCGATCTCGGTGATCATCTCGACCACTTCGCCGATCTGGTCCATCTTCTCGTCGAGCGTTTCGACCTGCGTGGCTGCCTCGTCGGCCCGGGTTTCGATGGACTGGATCTCCTCGGTCGCCTCCGATGCGTACTCCCGTCCCGTCTCGCCACGCTCGACGGCCGTGCTGGCAGTCGAAGCCACCTCTTCGGCCGAGGAGGCTATCTCCTCGACGGTCGCCGACATGTCGTTCATTTCGCTTGCCACCTCCTGAAGGTTCTCGCTCTGCGTGTCCGCACCACGTGAGATCTCTTCGACGGACTCCGCGACCTGCTCGCTAGCTTGTTCGATCTCCTCCGAACTGCTCGCCACTTCCTCGCTCGAGTTCGCGACGTCGTCTGCGATCGCCTGGACGCGTTCGACGCTAGCGTTCAGCTGGCCGATTCCCTCCTCCAGATCACGTAATGCTGTTCCGAACGTCCCGGGATAGTCGGTGTCGATGGTCTGATCGAGCCGTCCGTCTTTGAGACCCTGGCTCACGGCCGATATCTGTGTGAAGCTTTCGGACAACTGGGTGGTCCCGGTCGCGAGGTCTTCCAGCACGTCGCCGTACTGCCCGGGTCGGTCGGCATCGATATTCTGATCAATGACGCCCTGCTGGAGGTCGTCACTCACGCCCTGGATCGCCTCGAAACTCCCGGCAAGTTCGTCGGCACCCGCTTCGAGATTATCGATAGTCTCCCCGTATTGGCCCGGATAGTCGGCCTCGAACTCCCAGCCCAGGTCCCCCTGCCGTAAGCCACTGCTGGCGGTCCCGATCTGCGAGAATACTCCTCGGAGGTTCGTCTGCATCTCGGTAAACGCTTCGACCATCCGGCCGATTTCGTCGTCCTCGACGTGGTTGTCGACCTCGGCGCTGAGGTCGCCATCACTCATAGCCTGCGAGGCCTCGGAGAGTTGTTTGATCGGGGGGGTGATGCGGCTGGCGACGAAAAGACCGATGACGACGGCCGCGACGAACGCCCCGATAGTCAGTCCGATAATCATCAGGTGGCTATTGTTCGTCGTCGTCGCCGCCGACGCGACTGACGCTTCCATTTTCGCGTCGGCGTCTTCCTCGAAGCTGGTGGTGTCTTCGTCGAGTTCAGTGTAGACGCTGTCTAGCTCGTCCATCTGCTGGTTTGCCCGCTCCTCGTCTCCAGCCTCCATCGCGGCGATGATTTCCTCACCTTTGGTTTTCGCCTCTTCGTGTTCGGCTTTCATCTCCGAAAGCAACTGCTGTTGCTCCTTGGTGAGGTCGTCACGTTCTGCCAGCGTCGTGTACCATTCTTCGAAGTCGGCCTGGGAGGCACGGAATTCTTCGGCTGCCTCCATCTCGCCCGTTAACACTTCGTGCAGTGCCAGCCGCTCCGATTCGAGGTCGTACTTCATCTCCATCGCTGCGTCTGCCTCGGCGACGTCGTCGTGGACGACGGATTCGAGCTGGTTGTCCACAGTCGTGACACTCGTATATCCGACGAACCCTGTCACGGCCACGAGTACCGCCACGAGCACGAACGCCAGGATGAGCTTCGGCCGCAGGTCGAACCGATCCATTGTCACCTTCTCTAGCATGTGTCATCGTCTCTGGACTATCGCTATAATTAATGTCTCTAGATACCAGGATGAGTATCACGGCTGAGAACCGACGACAGTCTGGTTCGCCAACTTCTCCATTCGAGGCGTTCTCGGGGCTCGCATCCGAGAACGCCTTCCGGGCCGCGCTCCTGAGAGTATCCGGTTATCTAGATGAGGGACTTATCACCACATTCAGTCTACACTCACCCCATGTCCGGTTCACCAGAGTATAGCCGGGACGATTTTGGACGGGGCGGTCTCAACGACCAGCTGGACGCGGACTCCTTAGTCGAGGAAATCGGCCTGGATAGGTCCGAAATCCGGTGGCGGAAGGATTTCATCGGTTTCACCGACGACGATGTCCGTCGTCTTCGGACGTATCGAGATGACTTCGCGGACAACGCCGACCAGGTGGCCGAGGACTTCTACGACAATCTGACCGACCACGAGGAGACAGTCGAGGTCATCGGGCGGTCGCCCAAGAACGTCGAACAACTCAAGCGAACGCAATCGGCATATCTCACGACGCTCGTAGAGGGAGAGTACGGCACGGACTACTTCCGTGACCGGGCCCGTATCGGCAAACTCCACGATATACTGGACATGCCGATGAAACACTACCTCGGCCAGTACGGAGTCTACTACGACCTCATCCTTCCGCTGGTGGGCGACCGCCTCGTCGCATCACTCACGGATCGTCTGACAGATACTGTCGCAGACAGAGGGATCGAGGCCGACTCTACCGAGGAAGAGGATGCACTGAACCCCGGATCCGGCCTCTCGCGTCGCGCGATCGAAACAGCGGTCGAAGAAGAGGTTGACGACGCCGTGCAGGATATTCTTGCGCTTCTCCGAATCATCAATCTCGACATGCAGGTCGTCACCGACACCTACATCCACTCCTACAGCCAGCAACTCGAAGAGGAGATCGAGCGCAACAAACAACTGATGGCCGAGGTCGAGGAAGACGTGAAACAACCGGTGAGTGACCTCCAGACGAGCGCCGAGGATGTCGCCGAGAGTTCCACGGCAATCAGCGACGCAGCGACCCAACAGTCCGAACGGGTGGACGAGATTTCGTCCGAGGTAGCGAACCTCTCGGCGACAATCGAAGAGGTCGCCTCAACGGCCGACCAGGTCGAGAGTGCGAGCGACCGAGCGGAAGCCCTCGCGGAAGACGGCAAGGAAGCCGCCGATACTGCTGCCGGGGTAATGGACGGTATCGGCGAGGCAGTCAACGACGTCGCGGACGATGTCACCTCCTTACAGGACCGTGTCCAGCAGATAGACGAGTTCGTCGATGCGATCGACGAGATCGCAGAGCAGACGAACATGCTCGCGCTCAACGCGTCCATCGAGGCCGCCCGTGCCGGCGAAGCGGGCGAAGGATTCGGCGTCGTCGCAGACGAGATCAAGTCACTTGCCCAGGAATCACAGACCCACGCCAGCGACATCGAGACGATGGTCGATGGCATCCAGACCGATACCGAGGAGACGGCAGCAAATATCGCCGACACCACCGAACAGGTCGACCGAGGCATCGAGCGAGTTCAGGACGCCATGGATAGCTTGACTGGAATTGTCGAGGCTGTCACCGAAACGGCGAACGGAATCAGCGAAGTCGCAGATGCGACCGACGACCAGGCGGCTGCCGCCGAAGAAATCGCGTCGATGGTCGACGAGGTAGTCGATCGGACCGACCGCGTCGCAGAGGAAATCGAGAGTTTGGCTGCGGCGAACGAGGAACAGGCGGCGATGGTCTCCGAAGTGGAGGAGTCAGTAACGCGTCTGTCTGGCGAACGCTCCGCGACTGACGGCGGGCGGGACACCGTCACCACGACTGGCCGCGATGAGGTTTCGATTCCAGATGATGTCCCCGACGACATACCGGACTTCGTGATCGAAACGCTCTCCGAGGAGCAACTACGAGAAGTGGCCATCGGGAACCGTGATCCGATGGACCTGCTGTGAGGGGCGCTTCCGGCGGAAACAGGAACGTACCGACAGTGACAAACGCGGCACCAGACGCCGGAGATAGAAACGAGGGAGGAGTACTGGATGGTCTCATATTCGGATGCGTCGATGGATCTGCGGGACAGTATCGAGCTTATCAGACACCGGGAGAAGGAACTCCGTCTGTTCAACGTCGATCCGACTGACACGATACACGATGACCTCAGGACGTATTTCGAGACACTGAACGTGCGTATCACCGCCGGACGAACGGCTTCGGGATCTCCCGAAGACGTCGCAGTCCTCAGCAACACGTCCGAAGTGCTCGCTACCGTCGACGTAGCGACTCTCAGGGAGTTACTCGAGGACGTTCCCGCGGGGGACGGCAACCTCGGTATTGCCGACGGCGAATACGAAGGGATCCTCCGGTATCTCAAGGAGACTACCTTCACATCCTACGACACCGAACAGTTGCTATTCGCGTCCCGAGAGATCGAAGACCGTGCCCGTCGGGTCGGCCAGGGTTCGATTCACGCGGGCTTCCAGCAGTGCTCGATCATGGCAGAACAGCAACCTGTCTACTCCGATCTCGCTCGTCGAGGTGTCTCCGTGCACGCCTACGGCGTTCCCGACGCCACGCCACCGGATCTCGGGTCTGCTCCCGTTCATGCGGTCTCGACCGACGAAATCGCCGAAACGTGGTTCGTCGTCTTCGACGGGGGTGGCGACGACACGCAGAAGAGTGCCCTACTCGCCCACCAACGCAACGAGAGCGCGTTTTACGGAATTTGGACATACGACCCGGGGTTCGTCGACCACATCCTCGAATATTTGAATCGGACGTACGACTCCCCGTCCGACGACGTGCCGTCCGCCCTCTGATGCCTGTAAATCGAGAGTTCATACCGAAATCGGGCGTCTCGATACAGAAACTGACAAACACTCGGTTGGTGGTACTAGCGGAACGTTCTCATGATATGAAATCAGAAGAATGTTATTTATGCCTGGGTAACAGACAATGATGGAGAATGGCAGAACAGAACCGGCAAAGAGGAGGTGAGGAATGGAAGAAGTCGAACCACGCCGAATCTGTCGAGACCGGTTCTGTTTCGTGGCGTGATACCTTCGTGTCCGAAGAGCCCATACAGGAAAGAGCTGGCACAGCTGACGATTCCTACGGGCTCGGAGAGTCGGAAGCCAGGCGAGAACTGCGAGCGCGGACGAAAGCACTGGAAGCACTCACACGGGCGAGTGACCTCTTCGTCGGTTTGTCCGCCCCTGTTGACGAGAGTGTCCGCACGCTCGTCACCGAACTTCCACAGTGGTTCCAGCAACCTGAAACGATCGAGGTCAGAATGCGAGTCGGTGGTGACTTGTTCGAAACCGACGGCTTCCAGCGGACCGGTGATCCTCTGACTGCGGAGGCCTGCACACGCACTGGCACGGCCGTCTCGATGACGGCCGTGTGCACGGACCAGCGACCCGACACCGGAGGGCGAGAGTGGCTCCCAGTAGAACGAGAACTGGTCGAGGCGCTCGTTTCACTCGTCAAAGAGGGGGTCGATCGATGGGAGATAGACAGTCTGAAGCGCGTATCCGATGGCGTTGCCGTACTCGACGGTGACCTCAACTACGCATACGTGAACCAGCAGGCTGCACAGCTTCTCGGTCAAGACAGCGAGGAATTGCGTGGTGAGCACGTCTGGGACGTTTTTCCCGAAGCGGCAGACACCATCGCCGAAGAGAAAATCCAGACGGCTCTCGACACGCAGTCGCCGACAACCTTCGAGCGATATAACGCCGAAAAAGAGCAGTGGGTCGAAGCCAGAGTCCATCCGAGCGACGACGGCGTCGTTATCGTCTTCTCAGAAATCACCGACACGAAGGTAGCCGAACGAGAACTGGATCACGTTCTGGAAACGACTCCTGTGGGGATCGTCCTCCTTGACGCCGAGGGGGAAATCACTCGCGCGAACTCCCGTGCCGAAGAGTTACTTGGCCTGTCCAGACGCAAGATGGATCGAAAGAGGTACGACCACCCCGACTGGGATATCTGGGACGAGGCGGGCAACCCAATCCCACGCGAAGACCATCCGATCACGCGTGTCTTCGAAACCGGCGAGACTATTACGGGGTTCACCCACGGAATCACGCTTCCGGACGGCTCCGAACGGTGGCTGTCGAGTAACGTCGCCCCGATCAAAACCGAGGACGGATCGATCGAGCAGATCATTGTTGCACTGGAAGATGTCACCGTTACCAAACGTCTCGAACAGCTCATCGAGACGTTCCATCCAGTTAACGAGATTCTCAACAGCGCAACCGCTGACGAGGAGACCAAACAGGCCATCTGTGAGTTGCTGACGGACACGCGGGAATACCAGTACGTACGGATCAGTGAGCACACCCCAGGCACAGCACCAAACGAATCAGATCTCCAGGAGGGGACAGGGGCTTTCGCTGCCAACGAGTCGGTGTCCCTTCCGATACAATCGCAGACAGAGGTCGCTCCGGCTGAGGTCGCTGTTGAAACAGGCGATGTACAGGTCGTTACGAGGAACCGAACCGACTCACGGTTTGACCGGTGGCGAGCATACACACTCGACCAGGGGTTCCAGGGCGGAGCTATCGTTCCGCTTCAGCATAGGGGACGCGTCTACGATCTACTCGTCCTGTATACAGACCGTGGAGAGGCGTTCGGGAGCCGCGAGCAGACACTCCTGACGACGCTCGGCGAGCGGATTGGGCAAGTTCTTCACTCACTTGCGACAGAGCGCATTCTCCATGCCGACAAAGTGACCGAGCTCACGTTCGAGAGCACTGACTCGGCGTCGTTTTTCGTCTCCGCTTCCGAACAACTAGATTGTACGATCGATATCAGGGACACGATTCCGGCGTCGGATGAGATGCTCGTCCACTATGCGTCTGTTCAGAACGCTTCGTTGGATGCTATGGATGATATCGCGGAGAACGGAGATTGGGCCGCCCAGGTGCGACAGATCCATCACACCGAGGACCTGCCAGGTGGAGAAGTCGAAATCGGACTGCACCGTCAGTCCCTGGTACAGACACTCATTACGGAGGGTGCAGTCGTCACGACGGATACGGTAACTGACGGCCGGGCCGAGGTCGTCTGCGAAGTGCCTCTCGGTACCGATATTGGTTCGCTCGTGACGCGTGTCCAGGAGTCGTTCCCGGAAACGACGTTGGTCTCAAAACGGGAATACACTCCCGCTGCGAAGTCAAATGCACACGCAGTCGATCGGATGCTGGGAGATATCTTCGAAACCGAACTCACGGACCGGCAACAACAGGTCCTTCGAGCGGCGATGTACGGCGGGTACTTCCAGTCGCCGCGACGAAGTACGGCAACCGAGATCGCCGACGCGCTCTCACTGACCCAATCGACCTTCTCCTATCATCTGCGAAACGCGCAACAAACACTTTTTGAGCGACTATTCGACCGATTGCAGTGATAATTATCATCTCCCTGGCTAGTATGCGAAAATCCCTGGAGAAGAATACCCGATTGTGCGTTGTCGGGGGCATCTGGAACACGTTCTCAGGGGATCTCGACGTTTGGCATCCAATTACACCCTGTGCTTTCTAGGGCCTATTCGAGTCTACGTTCTTCTTCCCCGATCAGGCCAGCGTCAACGAATCCGGCAGCAGGATATTCAACCTATGAGTCCGTGAGGTTAGTGGCACGATGGTGTTTTGAGCATGTCATGGTCAAAGGCTTCTAGTGACAACTTCTCGGGAGTCTCGATGTGTTGTCTTTCGACGGATCGCACGCCAGCCGCACGTTGCGTGGCCAGTCTATGATACGACACCGTTGTACGATCGAACGTCGCTCGCTGGACTGGAATCCGATATCCGGTCAGTCTCAGAGACGTGGTTTGACCACGATAGTCACGACTCCGTCGAGGAGTTCGTCTGTGCACTCCCGCTAGCCTACTTCAGGTTCGGTGCCCACGACCGGTATTCGGGGTCGACACGCTACCGGATGGACACTCTCTTTCGGGTATTCGTACTGAAGGAACTCCACGGATGGGAGCACGAAACAGCACTCGTCGACTACCTCGGGACCCGCCCTGAACTCTGCGAGCAACTGGGTTTCGAGACGATCCCGGACCAGTCGACACTGTGGCGAAGCTGGTACGAGCGGTTCACCCCTGACCTCCGAGAGACTGTCGAGACAGCGGCTCGAACGATTCTCATCAAAGCACAGAATGCAGGTGTCGCGGTTCCGCGTGAGCCGGCACGAAAGCTCCGATACCACGGGAACGAGTCTGGTGAG is a window of Haloarcula pelagica DNA encoding:
- a CDS encoding chemotaxis protein CheW, yielding MTSHQILEFTLGEERYCIDIEYVTEVVSRSKKDVTSIPDSPPHVEGAIDLRGETTRVIDPSARLLQDGYEDNGISQDRMIVFDTEMTTGGRSGWAVTDVRRILTIESDSVEAVDEAMVNGLVTREDGHIVWIDPETISAET
- a CDS encoding PAS domain-containing protein, with product MAEQNRQRGGEEWKKSNHAESVETGSVSWRDTFVSEEPIQERAGTADDSYGLGESEARRELRARTKALEALTRASDLFVGLSAPVDESVRTLVTELPQWFQQPETIEVRMRVGGDLFETDGFQRTGDPLTAEACTRTGTAVSMTAVCTDQRPDTGGREWLPVERELVEALVSLVKEGVDRWEIDSLKRVSDGVAVLDGDLNYAYVNQQAAQLLGQDSEELRGEHVWDVFPEAADTIAEEKIQTALDTQSPTTFERYNAEKEQWVEARVHPSDDGVVIVFSEITDTKVAERELDHVLETTPVGIVLLDAEGEITRANSRAEELLGLSRRKMDRKRYDHPDWDIWDEAGNPIPREDHPITRVFETGETITGFTHGITLPDGSERWLSSNVAPIKTEDGSIEQIIVALEDVTVTKRLEQLIETFHPVNEILNSATADEETKQAICELLTDTREYQYVRISEHTPGTAPNESDLQEGTGAFAANESVSLPIQSQTEVAPAEVAVETGDVQVVTRNRTDSRFDRWRAYTLDQGFQGGAIVPLQHRGRVYDLLVLYTDRGEAFGSREQTLLTTLGERIGQVLHSLATERILHADKVTELTFESTDSASFFVSASEQLDCTIDIRDTIPASDEMLVHYASVQNASLDAMDDIAENGDWAAQVRQIHHTEDLPGGEVEIGLHRQSLVQTLITEGAVVTTDTVTDGRAEVVCEVPLGTDIGSLVTRVQESFPETTLVSKREYTPAAKSNAHAVDRMLGDIFETELTDRQQQVLRAAMYGGYFQSPRRSTATEIADALSLTQSTFSYHLRNAQQTLFERLFDRLQ
- a CDS encoding PAS domain S-box protein is translated as MSEAQVQSETVELIEVLHVEDESDFADLTATFLEREDDQFTVETATSAEEGLERIRDHPPDCVVSDYNMPGMNGLEFFRAVRERYPDLPFILFTGKGSEAIASDAISAGVTDYLQKGSGTEQYELLANRIRNAVRTRRETQRVDRQQQLMRLTEFAGDTGGWELDRESGTILLTAGSRRIIGRPDQTEISLEEGIALFHPDDREEIQHTLTRAFETGEEQHNTWRLQPGDGDERLIDMTITPVVESGGRVTKLRGAGHDITDRKERRQELEMHKTIIEALTDAVYVLDEEGRFTYVSDELVELVGYDRETILGSTPSLIKDEDAVERAEHHLGRLLSSDGPETVQFEVTIQPCDGDPIVCEDHMGVLPYEGDEFDGSVGTLRDITERKERTRELERQNARLEDFASIVSHDLRNPLMTAQGRLELAQADCDSPHLDEVGDAVDRCQALIDDLLTLAQSGNAVGTTEPVTLSELAEECWQTTPGADATLAVETDQTISADWSRLQQLFENLFRNAVNHGGREVTVTVGELADGFYVADDGAGISDEDHDDIFEAGYSTADDGTGFGLTIVKEIVEAHGWEIHVTDSEASSARFEITGVETAH
- a CDS encoding DICT sensory domain-containing protein, giving the protein MDLRDSIELIRHREKELRLFNVDPTDTIHDDLRTYFETLNVRITAGRTASGSPEDVAVLSNTSEVLATVDVATLRELLEDVPAGDGNLGIADGEYEGILRYLKETTFTSYDTEQLLFASREIEDRARRVGQGSIHAGFQQCSIMAEQQPVYSDLARRGVSVHAYGVPDATPPDLGSAPVHAVSTDEIAETWFVVFDGGGDDTQKSALLAHQRNESAFYGIWTYDPGFVDHILEYLNRTYDSPSDDVPSAL
- a CDS encoding globin-coupled sensor protein — protein: MSGSPEYSRDDFGRGGLNDQLDADSLVEEIGLDRSEIRWRKDFIGFTDDDVRRLRTYRDDFADNADQVAEDFYDNLTDHEETVEVIGRSPKNVEQLKRTQSAYLTTLVEGEYGTDYFRDRARIGKLHDILDMPMKHYLGQYGVYYDLILPLVGDRLVASLTDRLTDTVADRGIEADSTEEEDALNPGSGLSRRAIETAVEEEVDDAVQDILALLRIINLDMQVVTDTYIHSYSQQLEEEIERNKQLMAEVEEDVKQPVSDLQTSAEDVAESSTAISDAATQQSERVDEISSEVANLSATIEEVASTADQVESASDRAEALAEDGKEAADTAAGVMDGIGEAVNDVADDVTSLQDRVQQIDEFVDAIDEIAEQTNMLALNASIEAARAGEAGEGFGVVADEIKSLAQESQTHASDIETMVDGIQTDTEETAANIADTTEQVDRGIERVQDAMDSLTGIVEAVTETANGISEVADATDDQAAAAEEIASMVDEVVDRTDRVAEEIESLAAANEEQAAMVSEVEESVTRLSGERSATDGGRDTVTTTGRDEVSIPDDVPDDIPDFVIETLSEEQLREVAIGNRDPMDLL
- a CDS encoding methyl-accepting chemotaxis protein — translated: MLEKVTMDRFDLRPKLILAFVLVAVLVAVTGFVGYTSVTTVDNQLESVVHDDVAEADAAMEMKYDLESERLALHEVLTGEMEAAEEFRASQADFEEWYTTLAERDDLTKEQQQLLSEMKAEHEEAKTKGEEIIAAMEAGDEERANQQMDELDSVYTELDEDTTSFEEDADAKMEASVASAATTTNNSHLMIIGLTIGAFVAAVVIGLFVASRITPPIKQLSEASQAMSDGDLSAEVDNHVEDDEIGRMVEAFTEMQTNLRGVFSQIGTASSGLRQGDLGWEFEADYPGQYGETIDNLEAGADELAGSFEAIQGVSDDLQQGVIDQNIDADRPGQYGDVLEDLATGTTQLSESFTQISAVSQGLKDGRLDQTIDTDYPGTFGTALRDLEEGIGQLNASVERVQAIADDVANSSEEVASSSEEIEQASEQVAESVEEISRGADTQSENLQEVASEMNDMSATVEEIASSAEEVASTASTAVERGETGREYASEATEEIQSIETRADEAATQVETLDEKMDQIGEVVEMITEIAEQTNMLALNASIEAARAGEAGEGFGVVANEIKSLAEEAAEATADIEQRIEEVQATTEDTVEGMQQMSDQVQRGSDTIEDAIEMFDEIANAVQEAESGIREISDATDDQAASSEEVVSMVDEVSSVSQQTAAEASNVSAATEEQTASLSEASENIQQLSGLAEDLHDQVSDFDTGSGAGTAVEATTGSPAAADGGHHTSDTEDQTPGHKAEK